The segment GCGAGAAGCACAAAATCGAAATGCCGGTGATCCCGGAACTGGAAGGGTTAATCCGCGCCCGTCAGCAGTATGGCTGGGGTGTCCAGACCGACTATTTTGATCATCCGAACTGCGTGGCGTTCAGCCGCAGCGGGACCGAAATACAGCCGGGCTGTGTGGTCATCATGTCGAACGGCGATGCGGGCGAGAAGAGTGTGCCAATGGGCGAAGGCTTTGCCGGCAAGGTCTGGCGCGATCATCTGGGTAACCGGGAAGAGACCATTACCGCCGACGAGCACGGCACTGCGGTCTTTGCCTGCAACGGAGGCAGCGTCAGCGTCTGGGTGTTAGCAGAATAACCTAAGCCGTAAAAACAGCACCGCCCCGGCGGGCAGAGGCGTAAAGGACGCCATCTGTCCGTCGGGGCGGTGCATGTCAGGAAAGTATTTAACCGGCGTTGTGTTCGGTGATCGCCGTCCGCAGCAGCTGCGGCTCAATATTCTGGATCACCGCCGCTTTAGGCTGTTTCGCCACTTCTTTCATCGCCTTCTGACACTCGACGGTCGGACGCGCCACTTTGCGCAGGGCCAGTCCGTCATATTTCAGCTCACCATTATCTACGTTGAGCGGCATCACCCGCATCTGACGCGTAATGTTGACATAGTCCCCGTTCAGTCGGGTCAGTTTACCCGGCTTCGCAATCACCCGCTGCCACTGACGGCAATCCAGCGTGGTGCCCTCTGCAGTAATCAGCAGACTGCCGATAGCCTGATCGCTGACGAGGCTGCTCTGCGGGCCGACGGTCTGCCAGTTCCCCTGCAGTTCCGCTGGCGCCGGCGTCTGCACCGCACTTTCATAATCGTTGATTTGCGCACAGCCACCCAGTGCCAGCGCAGCAATCAGCATCCACTTTTTCATGTTTAATCCCTAAGATCGCGTCAATGGCGGCTACGTTATAATTTTTCCCCCGCGTTGCGCAAGGTATCTGGTGTCTGGCAGGCGACGAAGAACCAATAAAAGCCGTATTTCATCCGCAGCGCCTGCCCCCTGCCCTCTTCGGCTGGCTGATGCTCCCCGTGAGAGGTTCCTGATGCGGGTCTGTCGCACCTGACAAGCGAAACACAACCCGCTACACTGGCGCGCTGCAACACTTTTTCAGGAATATGAGTATGAAAACGCCAGAAGCCTACTATGCCCAGGCGCGCGAGATGTTTTTCACCGCGCATCCCGACTTTCAGGCTGCGCTTGATGAGTTAACTGAGAGCGATGCCCGTGCCGCCAATCTGTCGCTGCGCGAGCTGCGCGCATGGCATGCAGAACGCATCTATGCCGCTTTTTTACGGCAGAAGAATCTGGATGGGATGATCTTCTCTATTCAGCTCGCCGAGCCGGATAAAGCGGTGGCGGCGGAAGCGATCGAGACCTACCTCAAATCTCACGCGG is part of the Pantoea sp. Ep11b genome and harbors:
- a CDS encoding DUF6388 family protein, coding for MKTPEAYYAQAREMFFTAHPDFQAALDELTESDARAANLSLRELRAWHAERIYAAFLRQKNLDGMIFSIQLAEPDKAVAAEAIETYLKSHAESLGMSWEEFCIKNEL
- the yedD gene encoding lipoprotein YedD — protein: MKKWMLIAALALGGCAQINDYESAVQTPAPAELQGNWQTVGPQSSLVSDQAIGSLLITAEGTTLDCRQWQRVIAKPGKLTRLNGDYVNITRQMRVMPLNVDNGELKYDGLALRKVARPTVECQKAMKEVAKQPKAAVIQNIEPQLLRTAITEHNAG